A part of Methanomicrobia archaeon genomic DNA contains:
- a CDS encoding P-loop NTPase — protein sequence MVTDPRVSVIDRRLSGIKRIIAVTGGKGGIGKSLTSSLLALTLSRMGYRVGLLDLDLSAPSTHVILGIDSVYPKEEYGIIPPEVHGISFMSIIYFTGNEPAPLRGEDITNAMLELLAITQWGSLDFLIVDMPPGIGDASMDVIRWLKRAEFLVMTTASKVALETVKKVLKMLEELHKPIIGVIENMKMRESSAVQDELNGFNVPILGDIDFDMDLEDSIGDANTLLETDMATRLKAIAMNTPEFQLNSDL from the coding sequence ATGGTAACAGATCCGCGTGTGAGCGTCATTGACCGGAGATTATCAGGCATCAAGCGAATCATTGCGGTAACCGGCGGGAAAGGCGGTATTGGCAAGAGTTTGACCTCGTCGCTGCTCGCACTGACGTTGTCGCGAATGGGGTACCGGGTCGGGCTGCTGGATCTGGACCTGTCTGCACCGTCAACGCACGTGATCCTGGGCATAGACAGTGTGTATCCGAAGGAAGAGTACGGCATCATCCCGCCTGAGGTGCACGGAATATCATTTATGAGCATTATCTACTTCACCGGTAACGAGCCCGCACCGCTGCGCGGCGAGGATATAACGAACGCGATGCTGGAGCTGCTCGCCATCACGCAGTGGGGCTCGCTTGATTTCCTCATTGTTGACATGCCGCCGGGCATTGGCGATGCTTCGATGGACGTTATACGCTGGCTGAAGCGAGCTGAGTTCCTGGTGATGACCACCGCTTCGAAAGTGGCACTAGAAACGGTGAAGAAGGTACTCAAAATGCTCGAGGAATTGCATAAGCCGATTATCGGCGTCATCGAGAATATGAAGATGAGGGAGTCGTCGGCGGTGCAAGACGAGCTGAACGGATTCAACGTGCCGATCTTAGGAGATATAGATTTTGATATGGATCTTGAGGATTCGATCGGAGATGCAAATACGTTATTAGAAACAGACATGGCAACACGTCTGAAAGCGATTGCCATGAATACTCCAGAGTTCCAGTTGAACTCAGATCTTTAG
- a CDS encoding cupin domain-containing protein, producing MTEIDRATAGSTERRKQIRNCTYFTTLDNTALCELLHPANEPKELAIRFSIAHALVKPGETTRPHRLKTSAEVYYIVDDKGKMSIDDETATLHSGQAVYIPPGSKQHIQNTGDSDLKFVCIVYPMWCHEDEELV from the coding sequence ATGACGGAGATCGACAGGGCGACTGCTGGATCTACCGAGCGAAGAAAGCAGATACGAAACTGCACGTATTTTACCACATTGGATAATACCGCGCTCTGCGAACTGCTGCATCCCGCTAACGAACCGAAAGAATTGGCAATTCGGTTCAGTATCGCGCACGCACTCGTAAAACCGGGTGAGACGACACGACCTCATCGGCTCAAGACCTCCGCAGAGGTATATTATATCGTGGATGACAAAGGGAAGATGTCTATTGACGACGAAACTGCGACACTCCATTCTGGGCAGGCTGTTTATATCCCGCCTGGCTCAAAACAGCATATTCAAAACACGGGCGATTCTGATTTGAAATTCGTGTGCATCGTTTATCCGATGTGGTGCCACGAAGATGAAGAATTGGTGTGA
- a CDS encoding XcyI family restriction endonuclease, whose amino-acid sequence MPSEKEKESWTIDQITKSEFFHQKLHEWGLLEIAYELEKIKGEELDWNRTKLGITERAWKRAIHRGIKPIIVFSHPDVFIENPKRISYYRMLAMVSQKSMSRVSLSITRYEGGKGLLTDDSALSIAKHLNKIVSILIEHDEKIDAREFDIWRGMAAGSQAQGSWQNTKGDKAEIVIKDLIERRIRERKLLLEEIAHGKGEVLKLRAGKKVILGNEPDIGVYKKDLIQIAVEIKGGIDPAGVLERFGAALKSLRRAKQENSKSITVLIMQGVSLTTKAKEEIAKSKSIIDYFFTIEDIIGDEKVRKDLFKILKI is encoded by the coding sequence ATGCCTTCAGAAAAAGAAAAAGAAAGTTGGACAATTGATCAGATTACGAAAAGTGAATTTTTTCATCAAAAACTTCATGAGTGGGGACTACTTGAAATCGCCTATGAACTTGAAAAGATAAAAGGAGAAGAGCTTGACTGGAATAGAACTAAGTTGGGAATTACTGAAAGAGCTTGGAAAAGAGCAATTCATCGAGGTATTAAACCTATAATAGTGTTTTCACATCCCGATGTGTTTATAGAAAATCCAAAACGAATTAGCTATTACAGAATGCTTGCGATGGTCTCACAGAAATCAATGAGCCGGGTAAGCTTGAGCATAACCCGATATGAAGGAGGAAAAGGTTTACTTACAGATGATAGTGCCTTGTCTATCGCAAAGCATTTGAATAAAATCGTCAGCATTCTGATTGAACATGATGAAAAGATAGATGCCAGAGAATTCGATATATGGCGAGGGATGGCTGCTGGCTCGCAGGCACAAGGTTCATGGCAAAATACCAAGGGAGATAAGGCTGAGATAGTTATCAAGGACTTAATAGAGAGAAGAATCCGCGAAAGAAAACTGTTGCTCGAAGAAATCGCTCATGGAAAAGGGGAAGTACTAAAACTACGAGCAGGGAAGAAAGTCATATTGGGAAATGAACCGGATATCGGGGTTTATAAAAAGGATCTTATCCAAATAGCCGTAGAAATAAAAGGCGGTATTGACCCTGCTGGTGTGCTCGAAAGGTTTGGAGCGGCATTGAAGAGCTTAAGACGTGCTAAGCAAGAGAACTCAAAATCAATAACGGTGTTGATAATGCAAGGAGTTTCGTTAACAACAAAAGCTAAAGAAGAAATCGCAAAAAGCAAGAGCATTATTGACTACTTTTTCACCATCGAGGACATAATTGGTGATGAGAAGGTTAGAAAAGACCTTTTCAAAATTCTAAAGATCTGA
- the hypA gene encoding hydrogenase nickel incorporation protein HypA: MHEWALAEAVIETAIEESRKGGLEEISEITVQIGELQQIELEVFQFALDEIAKAHDEDSLLTNAKMRLETERAIFKCRVCGTEWDYRDTCVNEDEGEAIHFAPEVAHVYVRCPSCKSPDFEVIQGRGVLLKAIKGKR, encoded by the coding sequence ATGCACGAATGGGCATTGGCAGAAGCGGTAATCGAGACGGCCATAGAGGAATCGCGAAAAGGGGGGCTGGAAGAGATCAGCGAAATAACCGTTCAGATCGGTGAGTTACAGCAGATAGAGCTCGAAGTGTTCCAGTTCGCCCTGGATGAAATAGCCAAAGCGCACGATGAGGACTCGTTACTGACGAACGCGAAGATGCGCCTGGAAACGGAGCGGGCGATCTTCAAGTGCCGCGTTTGCGGAACCGAATGGGATTATCGAGATACCTGCGTAAACGAGGACGAGGGCGAGGCGATTCATTTCGCTCCTGAGGTTGCGCATGTGTATGTCCGCTGCCCGTCGTGTAAGAGTCCAGATTTTGAGGTTATCCAAGGTCGCGGCGTCCTGCTCAAAGCGATAAAAGGGAAGAGGTAG
- a CDS encoding ornithine cyclodeaminase family protein, which translates to MIVLKGEDVRMALPMDACIAAMKRAFASFSDGRAQVPLRAKVVIPAHEGESLFMPAFVDDREGEALAVKTVSVFPRNAQQGLPTLHAAVLVLEASTGRPTGLLEGGTLTAIRTGAASGAATDLLARPDSVVAAIFGAGVQARTQLEAICTVRAIQTVWVYDRIQERVEAFISEMAGTGPIPRDLRAAASPQQAVADADVICTATTSVTPVFADADLKSGVHINGIGSYTPDMQEVPAETVSRALVVVDSREAALAEAGDLIQPIRQGTISEEHLHAELGELVLGRKQGRTRSEQVTFFKSVGVAVQDAVAARLAVQNAEVQGLGQRVDW; encoded by the coding sequence ATGATCGTGCTTAAAGGGGAGGATGTGCGTATGGCACTGCCTATGGATGCGTGTATAGCAGCGATGAAACGAGCTTTTGCATCGTTTTCGGATGGTCGGGCTCAGGTACCGCTGCGTGCCAAGGTGGTGATACCCGCTCACGAAGGCGAGAGTCTGTTCATGCCTGCCTTCGTAGACGACAGAGAGGGCGAGGCGTTGGCAGTGAAAACCGTATCAGTGTTCCCCCGCAATGCACAACAAGGGTTGCCCACCCTACATGCTGCGGTATTGGTGCTGGAGGCCAGCACAGGTCGGCCGACGGGACTGCTGGAGGGAGGAACACTGACAGCCATTCGTACGGGTGCCGCATCCGGTGCTGCTACTGACCTCCTTGCTCGACCTGATAGTGTGGTTGCGGCCATTTTCGGCGCAGGCGTACAGGCACGCACCCAATTGGAAGCCATTTGTACCGTACGGGCGATTCAAACGGTCTGGGTATACGATCGCATCCAGGAGAGGGTGGAAGCGTTTATCAGTGAAATGGCTGGCACGGGGCCGATTCCCCGCGATTTACGTGCTGCTGCAAGTCCTCAGCAGGCAGTAGCTGACGCAGACGTGATTTGCACCGCGACGACCTCCGTTACCCCTGTTTTCGCTGATGCTGACCTCAAGTCTGGAGTGCATATTAACGGAATCGGCTCGTACACTCCGGATATGCAAGAAGTGCCTGCGGAGACCGTGTCGCGCGCACTCGTGGTGGTGGACTCGCGTGAAGCGGCACTCGCCGAGGCTGGCGATTTGATTCAACCCATCCGGCAAGGTACCATCTCGGAAGAACATCTCCACGCGGAACTCGGCGAACTCGTGCTCGGACGTAAGCAGGGCCGCACGCGGTCGGAGCAGGTGACCTTCTTCAAATCTGTCGGCGTTGCTGTACAGGACGCTGTTGCCGCGCGGTTAGCCGTGCAGAATGCTGAGGTTCAGGGTCTCGGTCAGCGTGTGGACTGGTGA